In the genome of Bradysia coprophila strain Holo2 unplaced genomic scaffold, BU_Bcop_v1 contig_232, whole genome shotgun sequence, one region contains:
- the LOC119076153 gene encoding 1,2-dihydroxy-3-keto-5-methylthiopentene dioxygenase: MVRVWYMSNDIIDQRLENHLDPPTFLTTDELFNSTGVEFFLLNAKTYEADGVLAKIRKDRGYNYEDQIVCSKECLADYDNKLKSFFTEHLHTDEEIRFVVDGRGYFDVRDGSDRWIRIEVVAGDMIVIPSGIYHRFTLDSSNYIVAKRYFVGEPVWLPYNRPSDEMDVRKDYLRKLSEGFK, from the coding sequence ATGGTTCGTGTTTGGTACATGTCAAACGATATTATCGATCAACGTCTGGAGAACCATCTAGACCCACCAACATTTCTGACGACTGACGAGCTGTTCAATTCGACGGGAGTGGAATTCTTCCTATTGAATGCCAAAACGTACGAAGCAGACGGAGTGCTGGCCAAAATACGCAAAGACCGAGGATACAATTACGAAGATCAAATAGTTTGTTCAAAGGAATGCCTTGCCGACTATGACAATAAgctgaaatcatttttcaccGAACATTTGCACACCGACGAGGAGATACGATTCGTTGTGGATGGACGTGGATATTTTGATGTTCGTGATGGAAGTGATCGATGGATTCGGATTGAAGTGGTTGCCGGCGATATGATCGTTATTCCGAGTGGTATTTACCATCGCTTTACGCTCGATAGTAGCAATTACATTGTGGCAAAACGATACTTTGTCGGCGAACCCGTTTGGTTGCCTTACAATCGCCCGTCGGACGAAATGGATGTTCGAAAGGACTACTTGAGAAAATTGTCGGAGGGATTCAAGTGA